Part of the Mangifera indica cultivar Alphonso unplaced genomic scaffold, CATAS_Mindica_2.1 Un_0040, whole genome shotgun sequence genome, GTGACTGAGGAGGGTCAAGAACATGCCCTTGCTAAATTTGCAGGTTATATGCAATTGGGTGATACTTATGCAGTGCTGGGCCAGCTGGAGAACTCATTAATGTGTTACACGAAAGGTTTGGGAGTCCAGAAACAAGTTCTTGGGGAAACAGATCCAAGAGTAGGTGGGACATGCAGATATTTGGCTGAAGCTTATGTTCAAGCACTGCAATTTGATGAAGCCAAGAGGCTTTGTCAGATGGCTCTGGATATTCATAAGGAGAATGGGTCTCCTTCTCCTGAAGAGGCAGCAGATAGGAGGCTGATGGGTCTTATATGTGAAACGATGGGAGATCATGAAGCTGCTCTCGAGCATTTTGTTTTAGCCAGCATGGATATGGTGGCAAATGGTCAAGAAGCAGAGGTGGCTTATGTTGATTGCAGCATTGGAGACACATATATGTCATTGTTCCGGTATGATGAGGCTGTTTTAGCTTATCAGAAAGCGCTTACAGTTTTTAAGACAATCAAAGGAGAAAATCATCCGGCTGTTGGTTCAGTCTTTGTCCGTTTGGCTGATATCTACAATAGGACGGGACAATTGAGGGATTCAAAATCTTACTGTGAAAATGCCCTTAGAATTTACGAAAAGCCAATACCTGGTGTTCCTCCAGAGGAGATTGCAAGTGGTCTAACTGATGCCTCTGCTATCTTTGAATCAATGAATGAGCTTGAGCAGGCAATTAAGTTGCTTGACAAGGCATTAAAGATATATAATGATGCTCCTGGTCAGCAAAGCACGATTGCTGGAATTGAAGCCCAGATGGGCGTCATGTACTACATGTTGGGGAATCATTCTGACTCTTACAACTCCTTAAAGAGTGCAATTTCAAAGCTCCGTGCAAGCGGTGAGAAAAAATCTGCTCTCTTTGGTATTGCTCTTAACCAAATGGGGCTTGCTTGTGTGCAACGTTATTCTATAACTGAGGCTGTTGAATTATTTGAAGAAGCCAGGCTAATTTTGGAACAAGAGTATGGACAGTGTCACCCAGACACTCTGGGGGTGTACAGCAATCTTGCTGGAACTTATGATGCAATTGGCAGGTACTGTTCTCTATCATTCTTGTATATCATTCCTTTAGCTTGTCATCTTCacaaaattacttaatatttgttttagtaCTTTATCGTTTATGTAAACTCTCTTCTAAATCAGTAATTAAGTGGTTTATTTCACTGTTTTTCACTTGGCCTTATTGGTTTGTATTGTTATCATATTGAACATACAGGCTTATGTTTGCATTACTCTCTTCACTTGATCCAAAAGCTGTAGCAGATGAAATGATAATGATGCACTTGCTAGGGTGTCATATATGTGATCCCTTCTGTTTTTCTTTCCCCTttggttaaatttattttacaaagcTAGTTTTGAACTCATTATCGAGGATAAAACCAAATAAACACTGAGAGCCAGTGGAATGAATAGTGGCCATGTAAACATCATGGtaagataataatttgaaagcATTAattattgctttcttttttgatGCAATGCATAATACAGGTTGGATGATGCAATCAACATCTTAGAATTCATCGTTCAGATGAGGGAGGAAAAGCTTGGGACAGCAAATCCTGATGTTGATGATGAGAAGAAGAGATTGGGTGAGTTATTGAAAGAAGCAGGGAGAGGTCAAAGCAGAAAAGCTAGATCATTGGAGAATCTCCTCGATGCTAACTCACATATAAATACAGATGGTATCAAGGTATGAAAAGGATATTTAAGTGTACTTAGTATGAATTTCATGTATCATAGGATTtatttaagagaaaatgaatgaggaaaaaaaaaaaaaaaaagaaaaagaaaagcttggggtgttttgattgaatattgAAGTGGGGAGCATAATAACTTTATTGATTGAGGATTGCTTTATCTTGTCATGCACCTTGAAATTATTGTGGTAAATTAACAAACTCTTCATTCTATGTATTGCACTCACTTAAAAGATTTTTAGTAGTTATCCATTTTATGAATATCATTCATGTAAATAAGGCATCTTTTTACTtagaatttattaatgaataatgGATAGTGAGTAAATGATGGTCGGTTTTAGTTTGGAATGTTGATGATGGGATGGTAGAGGTAGCTGAAATTTGATGAACATctttaattgtttcaaattttgttggcCCCTTTGCATACCAGAAagttaattatcattaaattggTTGATGCTGTTAGATAATTCCCAATCAAGCTCATTGTCCATCTTTGTAAAtgttaaaactaattattttcaCCTTCATGTCTGCTATACTTATTAACCcactttgtttttaattcaCTTAATCTTATTGCGGCATCACAGCCTACTTAAGAACAGAGTGAGGCCACATGAAAAACATTTACACAATCTTTCCTTTAATTATGGGTCAGTTTAAGAGGAAGAGAATAACATTAACACAATGTTTTGGCTATCATTTTTTTGTTGCATTGGTTTAAACCGCagaattaatttgtaaataatgcCATGTTC contains:
- the LOC123206527 gene encoding LOW QUALITY PROTEIN: protein KINESIN LIGHT CHAIN-RELATED 3-like (The sequence of the model RefSeq protein was modified relative to this genomic sequence to represent the inferred CDS: inserted 2 bases in 2 codons); the encoded protein is MPGIVIDEIREEGVVNELNGDSTPVKDNSVMNKSPESTMTQQSPRSVGSGVPGVLVVNTSIEQLYENVCDMQSSDRSPSRHSFISDGEESRIDSELRHLXGGEMIEVAITEEEDLEKPEDDSHGKSSLKIGSSSRGKQLQKLEKTANSKSASSGNSKKVEASLKLSPMGISPSEKPQIDKQNDKNLKKANAGVTPMEKKKXRLQNGTKAESRLYNPDLAPFLLRQARELISTGENPQKALELALQAEKSFEIRKKGKPSLEMVMCLHVTAAIYCNLGQYNDAIPVLERSIEIPVTEEGQEHALAKFAGYMQLGDTYAVLGQLENSLMCYTKGLGVQKQVLGETDPRVGGTCRYLAEAYVQALQFDEAKRLCQMALDIHKENGSPSPEEAADRRLMGLICETMGDHEAALEHFVLASMDMVANGQEAEVAYVDCSIGDTYMSLFRYDEAVLAYQKALTVFKTIKGENHPAVGSVFVRLADIYNRTGQLRDSKSYCENALRIYEKPIPGVPPEEIASGLTDASAIFESMNELEQAIKLLDKALKIYNDAPGQQSTIAGIEAQMGVMYYMLGNHSDSYNSLKSAISKLRASGEKKSALFGIALNQMGLACVQRYSITEAVELFEEARLILEQEYGQCHPDTLGVYSNLAGTYDAIGRLDDAINILEFIVQMREEKLGTANPDVDDEKKRLGELLKEAGRGQSRKARSLENLLDANSHINTDGIKEERQWQGEWFRK